One segment of Tenrec ecaudatus isolate mTenEca1 chromosome 1, mTenEca1.hap1, whole genome shotgun sequence DNA contains the following:
- the HSD17B7 gene encoding 3-keto-steroid reductase/17-beta-hydroxysteroid dehydrogenase 7, whose translation MRKVVLVTGASSGIGLALCKRLLANDDQLHLCLACRNMGKAEAVRADLLAAQPTAEVSIVQVDVSSLQSVFQAARELKQRFQRLDYVYLNAGIMPNPQLNIKALLSCLFSRKVIQVFSTAEGLLTQQNRITADGLQEVFETNVFGHFILFRELEPLMFHSDHPSQLIWTSSRNARESNFSLEDYQHSNGQEPYSSSKYATDLLSLALNRKFNQQGLYSSVVCPGTVLTNLTYGILPPFMWTLLLPIIWLLRFFANAFTLTPYNGTEALVWLFHQKPESLDPLTKYMSATTGLGHNYIIHQKMDIDENTAEKFYQSLLELEKHMRTTIQKSDNQS comes from the exons TGGCATCGGCCTAGCCCTCTGCAAGCGGCTACTGGCCAACGACGACCAGCTTCATTTGTGTTTGGCATGCAGGAACATGGGCAAGGCCGAAGCTGTCCGAGCCGACCTGCTGGCCGCTCAGCCCACAGCCGAGGTCAGCATTGTGCAGGTGGATGTGAGCAGCCTGCAGTCGGTGTTCCAGGCCGCCAGGGAACTCAAGCAAAG ATTTCAGAGATTAGACTATGTGTATCTAAATGCTGGAATCATGCCTAATCCTCAGTTGAATATTAAAGCACTTTTGTCTTGCCTCTTTTCAAg AAAAGTGATTCAGGTGTTCTCCACAGCGGAGGGACTGCTGACCCAGCAAAACAGGATCACAGCTGACGGGCTGCAGGAGGTGTTTGAGACCAATGTCTTTGGCCACTTTATCCTG TTCCGAGAACTGGAACCTCTTATGTTTCACAGTGACCACCCATCTCAGCTGATTTGGACATCATCTCGTAATGCAAGGGAATCCAACTTCAGCCTTGAGGACTACCAGCACAGCAACGGCCAGGAACCGTATAGCTCTTCCAAATATGCCACTGATCTCTTGAGCTTGGCTCTGAATAGGAAATTCAACCAGCAG GGCCTGTATTCTAGTGTGGTATGCCCAGGCACAGTGCTGACCAATTTAACTTATGGAATTCTCCCTCCCTTTATGTGGACACTTCTGCTGCCAATCATATGGCTG CTTCGCTTTTTCGCAAATGCTTTCACTTTGACCCCATACAATGGAACAGAAGCCCTG GTATGGCTTTTCCACCAAAAACCTGAGTCTCTTGATCCTCTGACCAAATATATGAGTGCCACTACAGGTTTGGGACACAATTACATAATACACCAGAAG ATGGACATAGATGAAAACACTGCTGAAAAGTTTTACCAAAGCTTGCTGGAACTGGAAAAGCATATGAGAACCACCATTCAAAAATCAGATAACCAGAGCTGA